One Insulibacter thermoxylanivorax genomic region harbors:
- a CDS encoding glycerol-3-phosphate dehydrogenase/oxidase, producing MRDTHRKGTLAADRREEILERMAQEELDLLVIGGGITGAGIAWDAAVRGMSVGLIEMRDFAFGTSSRSTKLVHGGLRYLKQGEWKLVREVGRERKLLHKRLPHLIRPVPMLLPVYKGGTYGYYTSSLGIWLYDWLAGVEKSERRRMLDRKETLRLEPLLQQEGLRGAGLYYEYTTDDARLTIEIIKSAVLHGVLACNYVQAVDFLYKRSRLIGVQVQDQLSGRRYSLYARRIVNAAGPWVDHLRRLDQSLTGKQLRLTKGVHLVVDHGRLPIRQAVYFDAPDGRMIFAIPRGAKTYIGTTDTEYDGDPAEPRVAAEDAAYLLEAVNRVFPEAELAAADIESGWAGLRPLIHEPGKRPSEISRKDEIFLAPSGLISIAGGKLTGFRKMAKKVVNLVAMQLEEEYGPIYPPCTTDRIAVSGGPAPGAEDESAAAVEQKMIECAASLGISEGDARDLWSRYGVNMQRVLDLYREQPGSERQQDGQRQREDRLLAAEVLYCIDEEMTLSALDFLLRRTGWLLFDRKRAEGAVDAVIRVLARRLGWDEARCASERELVRKELSDIVQISRNRI from the coding sequence ATGAGGGATACTCATCGGAAGGGGACGCTGGCTGCTGATCGGCGGGAAGAGATTCTGGAGCGTATGGCGCAGGAGGAGCTGGATCTCCTCGTCATCGGCGGCGGTATCACGGGAGCGGGGATCGCTTGGGATGCTGCGGTGCGAGGCATGTCCGTCGGGCTGATCGAGATGAGGGATTTTGCCTTCGGAACGAGCAGCCGATCGACGAAATTGGTGCATGGCGGGCTTCGTTATCTAAAGCAGGGAGAATGGAAGCTCGTGCGCGAGGTTGGACGGGAACGGAAGCTCTTGCATAAGCGCCTTCCGCATCTCATTAGGCCTGTGCCGATGCTGCTTCCCGTGTATAAGGGCGGGACGTACGGCTATTATACGAGCAGCCTGGGGATCTGGCTGTACGATTGGCTGGCCGGGGTGGAGAAGAGCGAACGCCGCCGGATGCTGGACCGGAAGGAGACGCTGAGGCTTGAGCCGCTGCTGCAACAGGAAGGTCTGCGCGGCGCCGGGCTATATTACGAATACACAACCGATGACGCGCGGCTGACGATCGAGATCATCAAGTCGGCGGTGCTGCATGGCGTTCTGGCTTGTAACTATGTGCAGGCGGTGGATTTTCTCTATAAGCGGAGCAGGCTGATCGGCGTGCAAGTCCAGGATCAGTTAAGCGGGCGGCGTTATTCTCTGTATGCGCGCAGGATCGTCAATGCAGCGGGACCGTGGGTGGATCATCTGCGGCGGCTGGATCAGTCCCTGACAGGCAAGCAGCTGCGTCTGACCAAGGGGGTCCATCTAGTCGTTGATCATGGGCGCCTGCCGATCCGGCAAGCGGTTTATTTTGATGCGCCGGATGGTCGGATGATCTTCGCGATCCCCCGCGGCGCGAAGACTTATATCGGGACAACGGATACGGAGTATGACGGTGATCCCGCTGAGCCCAGGGTTGCGGCGGAGGATGCCGCGTATCTCCTCGAAGCGGTGAACCGCGTCTTCCCTGAAGCCGAACTTGCGGCAGCGGATATCGAGTCCGGCTGGGCGGGGCTGAGACCGCTCATCCACGAGCCGGGCAAGCGTCCCTCGGAGATCTCCCGCAAGGATGAGATCTTCCTCGCTCCCTCGGGTCTGATCTCGATCGCCGGCGGCAAGCTGACGGGCTTCCGCAAGATGGCGAAGAAAGTCGTCAACCTCGTCGCCATGCAGCTGGAGGAGGAATACGGTCCGATCTATCCGCCCTGCACGACGGACCGCATCGCCGTCAGCGGCGGACCGGCTCCGGGCGCTGAGGATGAATCAGCTGCAGCTGTGGAGCAGAAGATGATCGAGTGTGCCGCGTCTCTTGGCATATCCGAAGGCGATGCGCGGGATCTGTGGTCGCGGTATGGGGTGAATATGCAGCGGGTTCTTGATCTGTATCGGGAACAGCCCGGATCCGAAAGGCAGCAAGATGGGCAGCGGCAGAGAGAAGATCGGCTGCTTGCGGCGGAAGTGCTCTACTGCATCGACGAGGAGATGACGCTCAGTGCGCTGGATTTCCTCCTGCGGAGAACGGGCTGGCTGCTCTTCGATCGCAAGCGGGCAGAGGGGGCAGTCGATGCGGTGATCCGCGTGCTCGCCCGGCGATTGGGCTGGGATGAGGCGAGATGTGCTTCAGAGCGGGAGCTTGTGCGCAAGGAACTGTCCGATATTGTGCAGATCTCAAGGAATCGTATATGA
- a CDS encoding MgtC/SapB family protein: MPEIIIDTTTIISRLLLSALLGGMIGWERERRNKQAGLKTHLLVSLGSSLIMLTSIYGFDPARLAAQVVSGIGFLGAGAILRRSDKVISGLTTAATLWVAAAIGLSVGSGFYVPAVAVTLLVLLSTLLLNRFEMRYLAFRRSGSLRIHMVTEERLTSLDQVTSILEQARLKIEKVHITDETADQDQRHLMLEFQVYAVSGKQFNQLFEALWKVEGIRDIRMNWRD; the protein is encoded by the coding sequence ATGCCCGAGATCATCATCGATACGACGACGATCATCAGCCGATTATTGCTCTCTGCTTTGCTCGGCGGCATGATCGGCTGGGAGCGGGAGCGGAGGAACAAGCAAGCCGGCTTGAAGACGCATCTGCTTGTCTCCCTGGGTTCGTCGCTCATCATGTTGACGTCCATCTACGGCTTCGATCCGGCGAGGCTGGCTGCACAGGTCGTCAGCGGCATCGGTTTCCTCGGTGCAGGGGCGATCCTGCGCCGCTCGGATAAGGTGATCTCCGGCCTGACGACGGCTGCTACGCTGTGGGTGGCCGCGGCGATCGGTTTAAGCGTCGGCTCCGGCTTCTATGTTCCGGCGGTGGCCGTTACGCTGCTCGTCCTGCTCAGCACGCTGCTCTTGAACCGCTTCGAGATGCGCTATCTGGCCTTCAGGCGGTCGGGCAGCCTGCGCATCCACATGGTGACTGAAGAACGCCTGACGTCTCTGGATCAGGTCACCTCCATCCTCGAGCAGGCGAGGCTGAAGATCGAGAAGGTGCACATTACCGATGAGACCGCGGATCAGGATCAGCGGCATCTGATGCTGGAGTTTCAAGTATATGCCGTCAGCGGCAAACAATTTAACCAGCTGTTCGAAGCGCTCTGGAAAGTGGAGGGCATCCGCGATATTCGCATGAATTGGCGCGATTAA
- a CDS encoding carboxylate--amine ligase: MNNKAVILGCNYYIGLSVIRCLGVHGIHTVAVDYSDDQAYGARSKYVSERLISPHYQEDERAFVDFLIDYAKKQSAPPVLFPCHDNYVEVIDRYLPELKKYYLIPQTEQGLYTKLMNKESLERLAKQHGVAVPETVRPEEPDFRVKVDQLIGFPCIVKPVDSPAFVAVFRRKIFKVHNHEELTEALEKVKQAGLEVIVQRIIPGFDDHMHTFDAYLNQEGKVTHWVTCQKYRQYPINFGASVYTRQKVVPELYEIGAKFLEAVGFKGFIEIEFKKDAETGKFYLIECNVRMTNFNHMLYKIGLNFPYITYRELTGDPLPPQAIREETNTVFWYLYEDLLAVRDYLRTKQLTLGQVLRTLKLRKVEAIWDPQDPKPAFAFAGIIAGKVLRKLRLKPARRIAQKSARKG; the protein is encoded by the coding sequence ATGAACAATAAAGCAGTCATACTCGGATGCAATTATTATATCGGACTCAGCGTGATTCGCTGTCTGGGTGTTCACGGCATCCATACGGTAGCGGTGGATTATTCTGATGATCAAGCCTATGGCGCCAGGTCCAAATATGTATCTGAACGTTTGATATCGCCCCATTATCAGGAAGATGAACGGGCGTTTGTTGATTTTCTCATCGATTATGCGAAGAAGCAAAGTGCACCGCCGGTGCTGTTCCCCTGCCATGACAACTATGTCGAGGTGATCGACCGGTATCTGCCTGAGCTCAAGAAGTACTATCTGATCCCTCAGACCGAACAAGGCCTCTATACGAAGTTGATGAATAAGGAATCGCTGGAGCGCTTGGCGAAGCAGCACGGCGTCGCTGTGCCTGAGACGGTGCGGCCGGAGGAGCCGGATTTTCGGGTGAAGGTGGATCAGCTGATCGGCTTCCCTTGCATCGTCAAACCCGTCGATTCACCGGCGTTCGTGGCGGTGTTCCGGCGCAAGATCTTCAAAGTACATAACCATGAGGAATTAACGGAAGCATTGGAGAAGGTGAAGCAGGCGGGGCTGGAAGTGATCGTGCAGCGGATCATCCCCGGCTTTGATGATCACATGCATACCTTCGATGCGTATCTGAATCAGGAAGGTAAGGTGACCCACTGGGTAACCTGTCAGAAATACCGTCAATACCCGATCAACTTCGGCGCCTCCGTCTACACCCGGCAGAAGGTGGTGCCGGAGCTGTATGAGATCGGTGCGAAGTTCCTCGAAGCCGTCGGCTTCAAGGGATTCATCGAGATCGAGTTCAAAAAAGACGCCGAAACCGGCAAGTTCTATCTGATCGAGTGCAACGTGCGCATGACGAACTTCAACCATATGCTGTATAAGATCGGGTTGAACTTCCCTTATATCACCTACCGCGAATTGACGGGCGATCCGCTCCCGCCGCAGGCGATTCGCGAAGAGACGAACACCGTGTTCTGGTATCTGTATGAAGATCTGTTAGCTGTGCGCGATTATCTGCGGACGAAGCAGCTGACCCTTGGACAAGTCCTGCGCACGCTGAAGCTCCGCAAGGTAGAGGCGATCTGGGACCCGCAGGATCCGAAGCCGGCCTTCGCCTTCGCCGGGATCATCGCCGGCAAAGTGCTTCGCAAACTGCGCCTTAAGCCGGCTCGCCGCATCGCGCAGAAGTCGGCAAGGAAGGGATGA
- a CDS encoding UDP-N-acetylmuramoyl-L-alanyl-D-glutamate--2,6-diaminopimelate ligase, with amino-acid sequence MIGMQLSDLLQGLTYERIKGTLERTVSHIAYDSREVQAGSLFVAITGFTVDGHRYIPDAIRRGAEVILIEQPVAIADDVTVLQVQDTRYALARLAANFYNQPTDMLNLIGVTGTNGKTSITYFVKSIFEQAHRSVGVIGTIGTLIGGQLRKNKNPTTPEALELQQIFHEMADAGIMNCVMEVSSHALSLDRVACSRFRTAIFTNLTPDHLELHRSMDEYYAAKARLFKMAEDYNIVNIDDPYGRRLCEEAANFPANFPARLITYGIEQPADVYATEIELTADYTTYTAHTPADSFPVKVQLPGLIYVYNSLAAIACAYANGIDPGDIQQGIEAVQGIQGRMEVVYQTDDYKVVVDFAHTEDSLEKAITTLKPFTKGRLIVVFGVYAAPGELGLSKRRGMGKVAARLADLSVVTTDNPKEQDPKAIIADVAAAIEEEGGRYTAIVDRREAIRHAVEICRPGDVILIAGKGHERTQVIGKEEIPFHEAEIVREAFQELGKE; translated from the coding sequence ATGATCGGGATGCAGCTCAGCGATCTGTTGCAAGGTTTGACCTATGAGCGGATCAAGGGGACCTTGGAACGCACGGTGTCGCATATCGCCTATGATTCGCGGGAAGTCCAAGCGGGCAGCCTGTTCGTCGCCATCACGGGCTTCACCGTCGATGGACACCGCTATATCCCCGATGCCATCCGCCGCGGTGCCGAGGTCATCCTCATCGAGCAGCCCGTCGCTATCGCCGATGACGTCACTGTGCTGCAAGTGCAGGATACAAGATATGCACTGGCACGGCTGGCTGCCAACTTCTATAATCAGCCGACGGATATGCTCAATCTCATCGGCGTGACGGGCACGAACGGTAAGACCTCGATCACTTACTTCGTGAAATCGATCTTCGAGCAGGCGCACCGCTCCGTCGGCGTGATCGGGACGATCGGCACCTTGATCGGCGGCCAGCTGCGGAAGAACAAGAATCCGACCACGCCGGAGGCGCTGGAACTGCAGCAGATCTTCCATGAGATGGCGGACGCAGGCATCATGAACTGCGTGATGGAGGTCTCCTCCCATGCTCTCAGCTTGGATAGGGTCGCCTGCAGCCGCTTCCGCACGGCGATCTTCACGAATCTTACGCCGGATCATCTGGAGCTGCACCGCAGCATGGATGAGTACTATGCGGCTAAGGCGCGCTTGTTCAAGATGGCCGAGGATTACAACATCGTGAATATCGATGACCCATACGGCCGCCGGCTGTGCGAAGAGGCTGCGAACTTCCCTGCAAACTTCCCGGCCAGACTTATCACCTACGGCATCGAGCAGCCTGCGGACGTCTATGCGACGGAGATCGAGCTGACGGCGGATTACACGACCTATACGGCGCATACGCCGGCGGACAGCTTCCCCGTGAAGGTCCAGCTGCCCGGGCTCATCTATGTTTACAACAGCTTAGCGGCGATCGCATGCGCCTATGCCAACGGCATCGACCCCGGCGATATTCAACAGGGCATCGAGGCCGTGCAAGGCATACAAGGACGCATGGAGGTCGTGTATCAGACGGACGATTACAAGGTCGTCGTGGACTTCGCCCATACGGAGGACAGTCTAGAGAAGGCGATCACGACGCTGAAGCCTTTCACGAAGGGACGGCTGATCGTCGTCTTCGGCGTCTATGCAGCGCCGGGTGAACTCGGCCTGAGCAAGCGGCGCGGCATGGGCAAGGTGGCAGCCCGCTTGGCGGATCTGTCTGTGGTCACCACGGATAACCCGAAGGAGCAGGATCCCAAGGCGATCATCGCTGATGTGGCCGCTGCGATCGAAGAGGAGGGCGGCCGTTATACGGCGATCGTTGACCGGCGTGAAGCGATTCGCCATGCCGTCGAGATCTGTCGTCCAGGCGATGTGATCCTGATCGCCGGCAAAGGCCATGAACGAACGCAGGTCATCGGCAAGGAAGAGATTCCCTTCCACGAAGCCGAGATCGTAAGAGAGGCGTTCCAGGAGCTTGGCAAGGAGTAA
- a CDS encoding aspartate/glutamate racemase family protein, whose translation MAYERLGVIGGMGPKATAVFFDKVIERTAANRDQEHLDMIILNHASLPDRTEVILNGQRERFLEAVRQDLELLEYAGVGHIAIPCNTSHYFYQEMQAMTRVPIINMVEETLDEICRTYGERSKIGIMATDGTILSGVYERSCLAKGLELVKPEPKIQDQIMGIIYQVKRELAADVAKVEAIVRHFVQEHQCDCVILACTELSCIPLSEETARYCIDAMDVLVRRSIELSGKQVRSDRA comes from the coding sequence GTGGCATACGAACGCTTGGGTGTCATCGGAGGGATGGGCCCGAAGGCGACGGCTGTATTTTTCGATAAGGTGATCGAGCGTACAGCTGCGAATCGGGACCAGGAACACCTCGATATGATCATATTGAATCACGCATCATTGCCGGATCGCACGGAGGTGATCCTCAATGGGCAGAGGGAGCGCTTCCTGGAAGCGGTGAGGCAGGATCTAGAGCTGTTGGAATACGCCGGCGTCGGACATATCGCGATCCCGTGCAATACTTCCCATTATTTCTATCAGGAGATGCAGGCGATGACGCGCGTGCCGATCATCAATATGGTCGAGGAGACGTTGGACGAGATCTGCAGAACCTACGGAGAACGCAGCAAGATCGGCATCATGGCGACGGACGGTACGATCCTGAGCGGCGTATATGAGCGGAGCTGTTTGGCGAAGGGGCTGGAGCTTGTCAAGCCGGAGCCGAAGATCCAAGATCAGATCATGGGCATCATCTATCAGGTGAAGCGCGAGCTGGCTGCGGATGTTGCGAAGGTCGAAGCGATCGTCCGCCATTTTGTCCAGGAACATCAATGCGACTGCGTCATCCTTGCATGCACGGAATTGTCCTGCATCCCGCTCAGTGAAGAAACCGCGCGATATTGCATCGATGCCATGGACGTCCTCGTTCGGCGTTCGATTGAGCTGTCGGGGAAGCAAGTTCGATCGGATCGAGCATGA
- a CDS encoding helix-turn-helix transcriptional regulator codes for MSPRIMVKDVMMPELSLQRYLPHIKQQVLRELLTNKTYGFRDWVQLKQLLNLDGWQNSVRLILLKPQRSLESEYLFALANIAEDIFREEGLLALDTMVGATLVFLVDDCSLECLARSVEMIRYYYKRYYRLNFMSVYTDLGDVHNLRRMFKEAMSLLNEAVNPVSAAESLDLRGDMRRQGLRTQIRGTRDARTDAGESSDIVASMIRYIHEHLSDPALSLQKLSKEVFYMNSDYLGKLFLKQTGEKFSRYVMRVRMEKAVQYMLHNADLKILDIAALVGFPHNVQYFSQVFKKMSGYSPSQYRDQLQKRA; via the coding sequence GTGAGCCCAAGGATCATGGTGAAGGATGTGATGATGCCGGAGCTGAGCCTGCAGAGGTATCTGCCGCATATCAAACAACAGGTGCTGCGGGAACTGCTCACGAACAAGACCTATGGATTCCGCGATTGGGTGCAGCTTAAGCAGCTGCTGAATCTGGACGGCTGGCAGAACAGCGTCCGCTTGATCCTCCTTAAGCCGCAGAGGAGCTTGGAATCCGAATATCTCTTCGCGCTGGCGAACATCGCAGAAGACATATTCAGAGAAGAGGGACTGCTGGCTCTGGATACGATGGTCGGGGCGACGCTCGTGTTCCTGGTTGATGACTGTTCCCTGGAATGTCTGGCGCGTTCCGTCGAGATGATTCGCTATTACTATAAGCGTTATTATCGTTTGAACTTCATGTCCGTCTATACGGATCTCGGCGACGTGCACAATCTAAGACGCATGTTTAAGGAAGCGATGAGCCTGCTGAATGAAGCTGTGAACCCTGTGAGTGCCGCAGAGAGCCTCGATCTTCGCGGGGATATGCGGAGGCAGGGCTTACGAACGCAGATTCGCGGAACCAGAGATGCCAGGACGGACGCTGGTGAATCATCGGATATCGTGGCGAGCATGATCCGTTATATTCATGAGCATCTGTCGGATCCCGCGCTGTCCCTGCAGAAGTTGTCCAAGGAAGTGTTCTACATGAACAGCGACTATCTCGGCAAGCTTTTCCTCAAACAAACCGGAGAGAAGTTCTCCCGATATGTCATGCGCGTGCGTATGGAGAAGGCTGTGCAGTATATGCTGCATAATGCGGATCTGAAGATCCTCGATATCGCAGCGCTGGTCGGTTTTCCTCACAATGTTCAGTATTTCAGCCAAGTGTTCAAGAAGATGTCCGGTTATTCCCCAAGCCAGTACAGAGATCAATTGCAGAAGCGTGCCTGA